The segment AGCAGATTTAGGAATTGTTGGAGATGCAAATAAAATAGCTGTATTATTAGCTGAAGAATTAAAGAAAGTAAAAGCAGCAAAATAAACTTTGTCAAAATTAAAAGCTAGGAGTTAATCCTAGCTTTTTTTATTATTAAAATTTAAATATAATATAGGTTTTATAAAATGTAGAGAGTATATTTTTAGTATACTCTCTATATTTGATGTTAAAACTATGGTTATTATGAAAGTTATAATTTAAAATAACTTAATGGAAAATTATTATAATTATTATGGTAAAACTTCTATAGTAACTCTTCTATTTGCTTTTCTTCCTTCTAAAGTACTGTTAGAAGCTATTGGCATATCAGGACCTTTTCCTACTATTGCAAATCTATTAGGAGATACTCCCCTAGAAACTAAATAATTTCCAACTGTAAGTGCTCTTTTTTGAGAAAGAGTCATATTATATTCACGAGAACCTGTAGAGTCTGTATGTCCAGTAACAATAATATTTGATTTAGGATATTTATTTAAAACAGTAGCAATACCATCTAAATGTCTAGTAAATTGAGATTTTAAAGATGAGCTGTTTAAATTAAAAGTTAGTCCTTCAGGAATATTTAATAAAATAGAAGACCCAGTATTAATAATTTCTACTCCTGAATTATATAAAATATTTCTAAATTCATTTTCTTGTTGTTGTAAATGAGCACCTATAGCAGTACCGATTAAAGCCCCAGCAGCAGTTCCTATAAGAGTTCCTTTAGTATTACCACCAATTAATTGTCCTGCTAAAGCTCCAGCAGCAGCTCCACTTAAAGCTCCACCAGAAGTATAAGACATGGATCCTTCAGGTCTTACAAAATTAGAAGTACATCCAGAAATTAAAATTGCTGAAATAAAAAATCCAACTATAATTTTTTTTGTTTTCATATGAAACCTCCTTAAAAATTTTAGTAAAATGGAAAGTACAGATAAAGCTTCTACTTAAATTATAACTTATATATTAAAACTAAGCAAATTTTTTTAAAAAAATTAAAAATAAAAAACATTGAAAATAAAAGAAAAATATGAAAAAATAAAAAAAATCTAAAAAAAGTATTGACATAAACTATATATTATGGTATCATTATTCTTGTCTTAAGGGACGTCGGAATATAGCGCAGTCCGGTAGCGCACTTGCCTTGGGAGCAAGGGGCCGCAAGTTCGAATCTTGCTATTCCGACCATTAAGCGGGAATAGCTCAGTTGGTAGAGCGTCAGCCTTCCAAGCTGAATGTCGCGAGTTCGAACCTCGTTTCCCGCTCCATTTTTATGTTAATGTGTCTGTAGCTCAGCTGGATAGAGCAACGCCCTTCTAAGGCGTGGGTCAGGGGTTCGAATCCCTTCAGACACGCCATATATGGTGACTGTAGTTCAGTTGGTAGAGCGCCAGTTTGTGGCACTGGTTGTCGCGAGTTCGAGCCTCGTCAGTCACCCCAACAATGCGTCATTAGCTCAGTAGGTAGAGCACACGACTTTTAATCGTGTTGTCACTGGTTCAAATCCAGTATGACGCACCATATTTATTAGTGCGAGGATGGCGGAATTGGCAGACGCGCTAGACTTAGGATCTAGTGTCTCCGACGTGAGGGTTCAAGTCCCTCTCTTCGCACCATTTTTTTATAAAAAGAATAATTAAAATAATAAAAGGGCTACTACGGTAGTCCTTTATTTGTATAAAAAATATTTTAAAGTTTTTTGATTTATGTTATAATGACGTTGGATAAAATTTTATAGTTTAGGAAAATAAAATGGAGATATTTGATATAAAAGAAAAAACTAAAATAGATTTTCAAAAGACTCAGAATGAAAAAAATTATTATTTAGGAGAGTTTAAAGAAAATGTAATATCTGCCTTGAGAAAAGAGGATATTGATGAAAATATTCAATATAGGTTTTTAGATTTAATGAAAAAAGAAAATGCTAAATTGCTAAAAATTAGTAGAGAGCTTGAAATGAAAAAAATAAAAAAATATATTGAGTATGCTGAAAAAATTAATTTAAATTATAGGTTAGTTGATGGAATTGCTTATACAGGAGATATAGGAATGGTAATTGTATCTGATTATCCTATTGATAATGAAAATAAAGATGTAATTTTTAAAAATGAAAAAGAAATATATAAAGAAAAAAATCTATCGCCTTTTTATTGGGAGGCAGAAGGAAAAAAAATTTGTAATTTTCATTATAAACAATTAAAAGACAAATTTAAAGAAAAAGAAGACAAATTTAAAAAGATGGGGATATTAGATAAAATTTTAGGATATAAATGTCCTATATGTGAAAAAGAAAAAATAAAAGGAGATATGTAATGGGAGTAGGAGCTTTTAAAATAGTTGGAAATAAAAAATTAGAGGGTATACTAGAAGTAGAAGGGTCAAAAAATGCTTCATTACCAATTTTTATAGCAACTCTTATAGAAAAAGGAACATATGTATTAAAAAATATTCCTGATCTTATGGATATAAGAACATTAATTAAATTATTAGAAAGTCTAGGACTTGAAATAGAGAGATTAGACAGAAATTCTTATAAAATTGTAAATAATGGAATTACTAATATAGAGGCCTCTTATGAATTAGTAAAAAAGATGAGGGCTTCATTTTTAGTAATGGGTCCAATGTTAGCTCATTGTGGAGAAGCAAAAGTTTCATTACCAGGTGGATGTGCAATAGGAGCTAGACCTGTTGACTTACATTTAAAAGGTTTTGAAAATCTAGGTGTTGAAATAACAATAGAACATGGATATGTATATGGAAAAGTAAAAGAAAATGAATTAAAAGGAAATAAAATAGTTTTAGATTTTCCAAGTGTTGGAGCTACAGAAAATATTGTAATGGCAGCTGTAAAGGCTAAGGGAACAACTATAATTGAAAATGTAGCTAGAGAACCAGAGATAGATGATTTATGTAACTTTTTAAATAAAATGGGTGCTAAAATAGAAGGAATAGGAGAGGGAAGATTAATCATAGAGGGTGTAGATAAGTTATATCCTTGTGAATATGAGATAATTCCAGATAGAATAGTAGCAGGAACATTTATAATAGCAGCCATCATGTTTGAAGGGATAAAAGTAAAAGGAGTTTGTGTAGAACATTTAGAAAGTTTCTTAATGAAATTAAAGGAAATGGGAGTTACATATGAAATAGATGAAAATGGATTATTTATAGTAACTTCAAAAATAGATGATTTAAGAGGGGTAAAAGTAAAAACTATGCCTTATCCAGGATTCCCTACAGATTTACAATCTCCAATCATGACTTTAATGTGTTTGGCTAAAGGAAGTAGTGAGATAAAAGAAACAATATTTGAAAATAGATTTATGCATGTTCCTGAATTAAATAGAATGGGAGCAGAGATAACAACAGAAAAAAATATAGCTGTAATAAAAGGAATAAAGAATTTTTCTTCAGCTCAAGTAATGTCTAGTGATTTAAGAGCAGGGGCAGCTTTAGTATTAGCAGCTTTAAAATGTGACGGAGAAAGTATTGTAAATAGAATCTATCATATAGACCGTGGATATGAAGATTTAGATGAAAAATTAAGAAATATTGGGGCGGATATAGAAAGAGTTAAAGAAGAAATATAGGGAGAGCTAT is part of the Fusobacterium sp. FSA-380-WT-3A genome and harbors:
- the murA gene encoding UDP-N-acetylglucosamine 1-carboxyvinyltransferase, which produces MGVGAFKIVGNKKLEGILEVEGSKNASLPIFIATLIEKGTYVLKNIPDLMDIRTLIKLLESLGLEIERLDRNSYKIVNNGITNIEASYELVKKMRASFLVMGPMLAHCGEAKVSLPGGCAIGARPVDLHLKGFENLGVEITIEHGYVYGKVKENELKGNKIVLDFPSVGATENIVMAAVKAKGTTIIENVAREPEIDDLCNFLNKMGAKIEGIGEGRLIIEGVDKLYPCEYEIIPDRIVAGTFIIAAIMFEGIKVKGVCVEHLESFLMKLKEMGVTYEIDENGLFIVTSKIDDLRGVKVKTMPYPGFPTDLQSPIMTLMCLAKGSSEIKETIFENRFMHVPELNRMGAEITTEKNIAVIKGIKNFSSAQVMSSDLRAGAALVLAALKCDGESIVNRIYHIDRGYEDLDEKLRNIGADIERVKEEI
- a CDS encoding OmpA family protein; this encodes MKTKKIIVGFFISAILISGCTSNFVRPEGSMSYTSGGALSGAAAGALAGQLIGGNTKGTLIGTAAGALIGTAIGAHLQQQENEFRNILYNSGVEIINTGSSILLNIPEGLTFNLNSSSLKSQFTRHLDGIATVLNKYPKSNIIVTGHTDSTGSREYNMTLSQKRALTVGNYLVSRGVSPNRFAIVGKGPDMPIASNSTLEGRKANRRVTIEVLP
- a CDS encoding DUF1694 domain-containing protein, producing the protein MEIFDIKEKTKIDFQKTQNEKNYYLGEFKENVISALRKEDIDENIQYRFLDLMKKENAKLLKISRELEMKKIKKYIEYAEKINLNYRLVDGIAYTGDIGMVIVSDYPIDNENKDVIFKNEKEIYKEKNLSPFYWEAEGKKICNFHYKQLKDKFKEKEDKFKKMGILDKILGYKCPICEKEKIKGDM